GATTTCAAAGCGTTGTAAAACTGATCAAGCAACTGTTGCAAGAGCAGTTTtgattagaaaacaaaaaataatcacAATTTGGTTATGAGAGGAGAACCTTATCCGTGTCTGCAGCATGTTTTGTATCCAAGAGACGCGAGCTGTCGACGATATCAGGACATAGCTCATGGAGATCTTCCATCGTACGCGTCACCAGCTAGCAATATAGCCCCAAcagaaacacacacaaaaaagatcaatttatattaaacttatGAAACAATTCAAGTGGCGGGTTTCGTCGAAGCTGGTCTAATAATCGTTACTTCGATTTGTAGCTAGTGACAAACTTCTTCACATTATTTTACGGTagtgtcatctttttttttgttaatataaacTCATATAGTAATAAATGATCAGTGTTAGGGactaatatgtaaatatttagataCCTTTTTTTTGATATCGTAAAATATCTAGATACGTTATTTTGTTATACCTTTTGATATAATATCACTAGGGTAACTTCCTAGTTGTGTGATTAGTATCAGAGGAAGAATCATTAGAGCATAAGAATGAGCACAAAAAAATGTAAGAAGATATCACTAACATGTCAAtctcttataaaaaattattatcccAAAAGATCGTAAACTTACATTGGGTATGGAAAGATGACCGGTGAGAAGAGGAAGGTCGATGATGCCCCTAAATGTGATAATCTTCTTTCGAAGCTCGACCGTAAGAATAAAATTTCCTGGCCCTTTGCTCGAACTTGAGTTCTTTGTTATTTCTTTGTGAGAATCTTTTATATCTTTGGCCGACGAAGCAACACGTCTTGAAGTTGTTTGGCTTACGAGTGGAGATCTAGAGACCTTGATGGATGATGATGGAGAAACCAAAGAAGGTTTAACATCTTGTTTGGTCTTATTACTTGTAGGTGATGTCTTCCCTTTGACAGGCTGTAACGAAGTCTTTTGGCTCATTAATGGAGATCTAGACGCGTTGATGGATGATGATGGAGAAACCAAAGAGGGTTTAACATCTTGTTTGGTCTTACTACTTGTAACTGATGCTTGCCCTCTTACAGGCTGTAACATTGTTTTTTGGCTCACTAATGAAGATCTAGACGTCTTGATCGAGGATGATGGAGAAACCGGAGAACGTTTTACATCCTGTTTGGTCATACAACTCCTAAGTGATGCCTGCCAGTTTACAGGCTGTAACAAAAGtttacaacaaccaaaaaaaaaagaagaaatcaaaTCAAGTTTCGATACAAAAGATAAATTAGAACAATTAgtgaaatagataaaatattattacctCGGCTTTACAGGTTTTCACACTCATGATTCATCAACGGAGAAAAGAGAGACTGGAGTGTTGATAACCTTGTAATAGTTACCAAGGGAAACAGACTCAAGGAGATAAAACATGTGAAGCTAAGTGTGTTTACTGTTTATTAAACTTTGAGGCTCCACCtctatctaatatatatatatcacttaTCCAATTATGACACGTGGCACCTGCATTGATTTCTCGAAATAAGAAGTTACAAACATaaattgtaaaaagaaaattatttctaaaatattctaaaagtAGAGGAATTGAATTTAGTATAATTGGTAAAAAAATAGGAGATCtacttccttttttttcctGGTCAACAAAGAAATCTACTATAAAAGACAATTCAAAACCAAATTTCTTTattattcttattctttttgtttgaaATGGAAATGATTTTTTAACTTCCAACTACTGCAGCAAGAAttgttaaaaacaaatttacagCAGCAAGAGCCAACAATATACCGAGAAAAAGTTATTAACAAAAGAAGTAAAGGAGATGATAATACGGAGTACGCGACAGAAAATGAACAACCATGCGGCAGAAACAAGCTGGAACTCTTCATGCGGTTTGAATGACATTATGCTCATTATATTCGAGTTCTTCTATgctaaatatgaaattaattattattttttacttgaAATCAGTATTATAAAAAGGGAATGAAAGTGTAACGCTCTCTTTCTTTCAAAATGTAGACTAGAATTTAAGGCAATATGCTAGAACCCTCCGTTTCGTTAAGTtagatatttttcttaaaaaaaattgtttcacaaaattagactttttatatttttttatgaaagatTATGATCTCTAAGAgaattaattgactttattaaattattatttattaaaattattgaaagttgaaaattataaaaaataatacgtttgttaaaatgtattttttttaatatatgtgaaaacattaaaaaatctATTGTTGTGAAAGAGAGGAGGgagtagttatatttttttatgccaAAATATGACAACAATATTTTCTAACTTGGAGTCAAAGTTTTATAAGAAAGACATTAAAGTGTAACGATTTCTTTCTTTCACAATGTAAAAGTCtcaagaatataaatattaatcaatcatGGTTGTCAAATGGTTAAAATAAATACAGTGATTTTTTTCCCAGCTAACTAAGAATATTATTTCAAAGCTCATTTTTATCATAGTGTGTTCCTCAgcctaattttatatatacacattttacAATTAGTAAATTTACACTGTGCATCCAgtcaaaaattattttggatTCGCCACTGACCAAAATCTTAATCGCAGTCAACGATTCGAATCACTGTTTTAATTTTTCTAGTCAATAGCACTGGGGGAATTGTTTTTATATCTATAAGGTATGTAAGAAATGGAACAATAAttgtaaataataataacaataacaaTATTGTTAATGTTGACCAAATGAAATATggggactttttttttttcattaagaaAGGAAGGAAACATTATAAGAAGGTATAGATTTAGATGCATGCATGTTCTATATTCTTATCCTAAAAAAGAGAGATGCATCATGCATCATACATGTACACCTGTGTATATGTATGTGTATGGCTTTGATTTGACCAACGGTGCCAACGATTGTTTGATTTGATTAACAAAAATCAACGGTtacaaatgattataaaaaGTTGGTGTTCCACAAGATATTTGATAATGTTTTCAGATTAATTACTTTTTGATTTTAGCTGttcactttttatttaaaagttgaaATTATTCTAGAAGTTAAAACTTGCTAATGCATTTCCCTTATATCATTATTCATTATGATCTTAAGTGGCTGTATTCGAAACATTATTTTAGTGATCATTACACAATCTTTAGGTATtgaaatttatcattttatgatTATGATCATCACATAGAAAGTAGCATAGTCACGTTCAGTTTATCTTTTACATGTTACAATCCTTTTCCCCCCTTATACCGTGTCTGACAAGTTAACGTAACGAAACCCAAAATCTTTCATACATTCTGAAGACATAAAGACGACTCATTAGACTAAGTAAACCATCCTTTGAATCGTTAATAAGTGCTTCTCTACCGTGACGGTGGCGGAGGAATTCCGGTGAGAAAGGCCGAGAAAAAGGCAAGAGAGCTGCTTGGTTTGAAGGAAGGCACCGCATGTCCAGCTCCTCTGAACGTAGCAAACGTTAGACCTTCGTATTCTTGGAGCCATCCACTTACCTGTTGTAAGTACCATTATCAAGAAACTTAGCCATTGTAATCAAACTCAAATTAAGAACAGGTTAATCAGATTCATGGGTACCTGTTTCTCATGGTACCAAGGCCTCCAAGCTGTCTTGATGGGTAATTCGAGTGCGCTTAAGCTATACCTTGTCGCGAGTACTGGAACTCTTCCGTCTGTGTCACCACTGAGCCATCACAGAACCAAAGCAACGGTTAAGTGGAATATTTACCATGCATCGGAAAATAACAAAAAGTCTCACAAGCATATAACCAAAGCAAAATAAACTGTGTATAGTGGTTACTTGCATAATAGGCAACCGAATTTTATACTCTATTTTCCTGAAGTTTGAAActtgttgaaaataattaatttgttataatttttaatttgcaAAGTGAAACAAACCAGGAATTAATTTACCTGTAAACCCATATTCTTAATCCACCGGCAATCAGTTTCTCGTATATAGGCAAAACCGAGGGCTTAATATAAGTCCAGTTATGAAAGATGTCCATGCTGAAATCTCAGAATACCAAAGTTTAGACAACTTCCATCagattttatacaaaataattaataagaaaCACATGAAGAATGGGAAGAGTACTTGCAAATCCTCCAGTCCTTGAGATTAACTCCATCACTCGCATGAAGAGACTTCTGAACATCTGCTCTGTTGTAGAATATTCTAGCGTAATCGTCTAAGCATGGGTCATATCCACCCAAGCGCCTTGGTGGCACCTAAGgcatgaaaacaaaattttgttataacgaaaaaaaaaaactttgattgaCGCTTATATTGTAATCTTTGATCATAAATTTCAACCATCAGAATATAATGAGGTAGTATGTATAATGTTATATAATGATGTCGTACCCTCTTGGAACTGGTGTGAGAATTAGTCTTGAATTGTTTAGAATCCAAGTAAGACGATCGGGCAGAATCTCCTATACAAACCGATGTATAGAGGCTATAGATATCGATCTCGTCGTACTGCTTTTGAACTTCGTCTACGGCTTCAGAGCACTCGTCGTCGCTCCAAGTATTGTCGCTGCTGAAATTACAAGTCCTGGTTATGATCCTATGCGTCTCATCAGATATAACTGCGTGGCTCCATGCGTAATCCACCCAACCTCTCCAATCATCTGCATCAGATGTCTCAGGATTCCCAAGCTACaccgccaaaaccaaaagagAAAAGTTTTTTATATAGCTACGtacattttattgtttatattaaaTGCGACGTAACTATATTTTTCACTAGGTTTTAAACTCGTATTTTTACTTTGGGTCAAGAAACACTAATATCAGTAAGAGATTCAAACGTACCAAAATACCCTTAAGGTTGATGTGAAGCGATGAACCATTGTTCTTGTTATTGTTATCGTACACGACCTCTGCTAGCTCCGGTACGTATTTTCCTGCAAATATAAATACGgtcaccaaaataaaaataaaaaacgaattaacttttaacttaatttaaaagatattaacaGCAAAATTAATTAAGATGGTTCGTTAGTTAACCTGCGTAGCTTTCGCCGGCGATGTAGAACGTATTTCCTTTGTGTTCAGGGAATTTCTCGAACCAGTTGCAAAGAAAACTGAATGCATCTCTTGCTGATcgtagaaaaaaaagaagagagaatgaagcATATAAGtgtgtttcaaaaagaaaaaaaaatgaagcatATAAGTTTTATGAAAGAAAGAATGAAGCATATAGTTATGTCTATGGAGTACGTACTATATATCATATTCTTCGTTATAAGGACAGAGACtatagattatatatttattaaaataataatggaCCTGCCTGTAAAGTCATCGTCAAGTTTTTGATAATCGCTAGTTGTGTTTGAATACGAAAAGCCAACACCGACGGGAGATTCTAAAAACAGCATGTTGGCCTCTGCATCAGCAAATCAacctttttcattattttattcattttcattTACATATAGATATGAAAACTATACAAAAAAACTAACCTTTATTCCATGCGTATGGATTAAATTTAAGTCCGTTTTCGTTGGCGTCCACGAGAAAGGGACCAATTTCTTGTGTTGCTCCATATCCCACAGAAGAACAACCTGGACCTATATACACAATATACAAATGATTAAAATCTAAGTGTGTTCTCCCGTTAGACAACAtcagaaaatagtttaataacaggataaaaatatattttatgttgacGTTGGAACGGCcaaattaatgtaaataatgatACTGTAAATTATGTAATTACTAAACATTCTGCGGAACTAACCGTGTTATCAGTGTACTATTTCACAGGATATCAATCAAGACTGATCTAAAAATATGAGAATATAAAATAGTTCGGATACATgcatgaatattttaaaatataggaTTACCTCCATTAAGCCAGAGAACTAGAGGTTTCTCCTTGGGAAGATCCATGGCCTCAAAGAACCAATAAAACATAGCTCTTCCGTTGGATTCGTCCACAGGGACATAACCGGCATAATGTCTGAAACTCACGTCAGGCTGTCCAGGCAAATCTGTCACCAGATCTTGCTCGTTGGCCAACAAGCTTTTTTGTTTCGGGCTATCAAACCGGTGTTGTCTAGTACATATAACCATCGGGAGTAGTATTAAGAGAGTGGTAAACCACAAAGAGATTAACCAAGTAGATATATTCTTGGTGTGATAATCCATTTTAGGTTTAAGTTGTTAAGAAGATCAAGGAAACGTAATAAGATGATAAGAAAGTTCTAAGACTTAGATGTCTATTTATAAGCTAAGatgaaaagattttttttctttagtatattattaatttttaattaagtgGATATGGAAGAATAGTCCTATGCGGCAATTGGTGGCTTTAATTTGTTCAGTTGGTCGTATAATTccatcttaaaataaaaaatatttatagggACATATTCGAGAAAATTCGTATACTTGACTTATATAGAGTGGATGAAGCACTTTCTTTTTGATGGGGTTTGAACCACGTCATGACCAAAAGTAATATAAATTCAATCTACATTATATTATCCTTTTTAACCTAAGAAAATAAGAGGATTAATTGACCCCACAAAAGCATAATAACTAGTGATGAATATATAAACTGAGGAAACTGGAATGCTACCCTAAGCAAGACGATAGTTACTAGCTTAAAATTAGCATTAACGTATGATTCATAACTCACAAGTCAAATATAAGATATAGATTTTGCAATACTTAACCGGCTTAGAAGTGCTATGCCTACCGGCGGATTGTTTTTTCTCTAGGTTTAGACTAGGAACTGAATAATGCCATcgataaatcttttttttaaagccATGAACTTCTAGTTAGAGCTGGACATTTTATCCGTcgaatttgattcgattcgcTAACCGTTTCGATTCGATCCGAAAATTCCGGATATCTATAAATTttcgaagcaaagcaaatactaaaaatcaatatccgttaaaatcgaagcaaatcacaaatattaaaattttaggatGCGGATATTCGATCTGATCCgatcatatataaatacatgtatatcttgattatattaaaaaaatttaatgtataaaattatataattattattctaacatatgatttgataaattctattcacattgttacttatataaaaatattacataaaaggaaaagaacacatttatgacaattataatttttttcttaagttttgtattattataattgttaactaagttcaaaaaaatttacaaatatgtAACTCAGTCGTATTAGGAGCCTGACTAGTTTGAACGCATCGATTGTGGGTGCAAAAATTTACAGAAGCGGATAGTTGCGGTTTCAAGCTTTATTAAGTGTTTTCTATGACTAACACAACGTTTAAAAATTGTTGTGTTTACGGATCATTTTTGACTGGTTTATCCGcaaatgcaaaaaaataattaataaaaaaatatttagtagacaaaaaaaaattaaaaatgataatattaaaacccaataataaataataaatataaaattatatttataaatcatattaatataataaatataaaaactatatttataaaatcatagtattaaacttatatatatatattagtatttatatcatctcaaaaatttaaacttatttaaaatattatttatatatttatataattttttcaaaaaaaaaaatttacctttCCACAACCGTTCGCAACCACAAACGCTAACTGAAAtcagtttttgatttttagagGTTTAGAGTGGTATAAAATGGTTTGTATCATTTTTTGTAATTGTTGTAAAACGCCAGTCCTAACAACAAC
This genomic interval from Brassica napus cultivar Da-Ae chromosome A6, Da-Ae, whole genome shotgun sequence contains the following:
- the LOC106380933 gene encoding serine carboxypeptidase-like 31, with translation MDYHTKNISTWLISLWFTTLLILLPMVICTRQHRFDSPKQKSLLANEQDLVTDLPGQPDVSFRHYAGYVPVDESNGRAMFYWFFEAMDLPKEKPLVLWLNGGPGCSSVGYGATQEIGPFLVDANENGLKFNPYAWNKEANMLFLESPVGVGFSYSNTTSDYQKLDDDFTARDAFSFLCNWFEKFPEHKGNTFYIAGESYAGKYVPELAEVVYDNNNKNNGSSLHINLKGILLGNPETSDADDWRGWVDYAWSHAVISDETHRIITRTCNFSSDNTWSDDECSEAVDEVQKQYDEIDIYSLYTSVCIGDSARSSYLDSKQFKTNSHTSSKRVPPRRLGGYDPCLDDYARIFYNRADVQKSLHASDGVNLKDWRICNMDIFHNWTYIKPSVLPIYEKLIAGGLRIWVYSGDTDGRVPVLATRYSLSALELPIKTAWRPWYHEKQVSGWLQEYEGLTFATFRGAGHAVPSFKPSSSLAFFSAFLTGIPPPPSR